Within Conexibacter woesei DSM 14684, the genomic segment TCCTCGCGACCGGCCTGCGCGACGTCCCGCGGCCGGAGGTCGAGGAGGACGAGCGGATCGAGATCCTCCCGTGGCCGCTGGACCGCCTCGACGACGCGATCGCGCAGTGCGAGGACGCCAAGACGCTGGTGGGTCTGATGCTGCTGCAGCGCCGGCTGTCGTCCTGATCACGGCCCCGACCGCCTGGGCGGATCGTTGCGGGCGGGAGGAGCCCGCAGCGCAGGGCAGAAGCAGGCAGACGATGACGACGACCCCGACGCTCGCCCCGCTGCGCACCGGGTCCTTCGAGGACCTCGTGCTCGACTTCATCGCGTACCTCGAGCTGGAGCGCGGCCTCAGCCGCAACACGCTCGAGGCGTACCGCTCCGACCTGTTGCAGTACGGCGCCTATCTCGACCGCGCCGGCAAGGACGCGCTGCGCGTCGAGCACGGCGACCTCGCCGCGTTCGTCGGAGCGCTCGCGGCGGGCGGCGACGGGCGCGCGCCCGCGGCCGCGACGACGGTCCAGCGCAAGGTCGCCTGCCTGCGCTCGTTCTACCGTCACCTGCGCCGCGAGGAGATCCTCGACCGCGACCCGACCGCGGAGCTGAAGGGGCCGCCGCGCGGCAAGAAGCTGCCGAAGGTGCTCTCTCGCGACGAGGTCCAGCATCTGCTGTCGCAGCCGAGAGGGACCGGCCCGGCGGCGCTGCGCGACCGCGCGCTGCTGGAGCTGATGTACGCCTGCGGGCTGCGCGCGTCGGAGGCCGTCGACATGCAGCTCGACGAGCTCGACGTCGACGACGGGATCCTGCGCGCGAACGGCAAGGGCAACAAGGAGCGGCTCGTCCCGATCGGCTCCAAGGCACTCGACGCGCTGCGCCACTACCTCACGCGCGGCCGCCCGCAGATGGTCGGGCTGCGCGAGGAGAAGCGCGTCTTCGTCAACCAGCGCGGCCACGGGCTCACGCGGCAGGGGCTGTACAAGATCGTCCAGCGCCACGCGCGCACCGCCGGCCTCGGCGACAAGATGAGCCCGCACACGCTGCGGCACACCTTCGCGACGCATCTGCTCGCGGGCGGCTGCGACCTGCGATCGTTGCAGGAGATGCTGGGACACGCCGACATCGCGACGAC encodes:
- the xerD gene encoding site-specific tyrosine recombinase XerD, whose product is MTTTPTLAPLRTGSFEDLVLDFIAYLELERGLSRNTLEAYRSDLLQYGAYLDRAGKDALRVEHGDLAAFVGALAAGGDGRAPAAATTVQRKVACLRSFYRHLRREEILDRDPTAELKGPPRGKKLPKVLSRDEVQHLLSQPRGTGPAALRDRALLELMYACGLRASEAVDMQLDELDVDDGILRANGKGNKERLVPIGSKALDALRHYLTRGRPQMVGLREEKRVFVNQRGHGLTRQGLYKIVQRHARTAGLGDKMSPHTLRHTFATHLLAGGCDLRSLQEMLGHADIATTQIYTHLSAERLRDVYFDAHPRAQLGSDDV